From the Gemmatimonadota bacterium genome, the window CCGACGGCACGGGCAGGACGGCCTTCCATCCTATCGAACTGATCAGAAATGCCCTCGGCGACCGGCGGAGCATCCAGCGTTGAACCGCGCCCCCTGTTTCTCCACTTTTTCCATCGTCGCCCTGGACCCCGATACGGGGGATCTCGGCGTGGCGACCCAGTCTAAGTATCTCGCCGTTGGATCCGTGGTCCCCTGGGCGCGGTTCAACGCCGGCGCCATCGCCACGCAGGCCTGGGCCAACGCGTCCTTCGGCCCCAGGGGGCTCGACCTGCTCGAACAGGACGTTGGCGCCATCGACACCCTCGAACGCCTGATCGATTCCGATGCCGGCCGGCAGTCCCGCCAGGTCGGCGTGGTGGATCTCGACGGCACGGCGGCGGCCTTCACGGGTACGGCATGCCAGGAGTGGGCGGGGCACGTAACCGGACCGGGCCACGTCTGCCTGGGCAACATCCTCGCGGGTGAAGAGGTGGTCGAGTCCATGGCGGCAACCTTCGAGGCACCCGGTGCGGAGGATTTTGCGGCGAAACTGCTCACTGTACTC encodes:
- a CDS encoding DUF1028 domain-containing protein, producing the protein MNRAPCFSTFSIVALDPDTGDLGVATQSKYLAVGSVVPWARFNAGAIATQAWANASFGPRGLDLLEQDVGAIDTLERLIDSDAGRQSRQVGVVDLDGTAAAFTGTACQEWAGHVTGPGHVCLGNILAGEEVVESMAATFEAPGAEDFAAKLLTVLTAGQDAGGDQRGMQSAALLVARKGGGCGGTSDFLVDLRVDDHAEPIEELKRLYLLHGRLSP